The Solibacillus sp. FSL R7-0682 genome includes a window with the following:
- a CDS encoding thiamine pyrophosphate-binding protein, producing the protein MAEVIAKQLVKYLEDRGVQHIFGLCGHTNIAVLSALESSEKIKFISTRHEQIAAHMADGYGRASKKTAVVLSHLGPGLTNAATGVANAALDCTPMVVIAGDVPTHYYGKHPHQEVNMHGDATQFEIYKPFVKRAWRVDSPHLFPEILEKAFQLAESGCPGPVLVDVPMDIFSKEIDEEWFERQKRNTKVLEKSTMKHTTAIEIINRLATAKNPLIIAGGGVLLGQASEQLKAFINHFEIPVAYSLMGKGAISDAHPLALGMTGFWGTEYINQKCKEADVILALATRFKEADSSSWEDHYTFQIPPSKLIQIDIEPTEIGRNYPVELGVVADVKESLEALLIAAKEVYPNGKRNEALKQEIAKNKREFKESNRQFETDNAFPMQPQRILADVREVIPNDAFITTDVGWNKNGVGQQFDVLTPGTILTPGGFATMGFGAPAALGAKIAHPNRVVISLVGDGGFGQNPAVLATAAEENIAVIWVIMNNFAFGTIAGLQKAHFDTTLGTLFKIDNEPYSPDYAAIARAYGVEGIKIERAEDFKPALDHAIRLNKPVVIDVAMQNNPVPTAGHWNIMDIYSPDKKVHHVSVN; encoded by the coding sequence ATGGCGGAAGTTATTGCAAAGCAGCTCGTCAAATATTTAGAAGACCGTGGCGTACAACATATTTTTGGTTTATGTGGACATACAAATATCGCGGTTTTGTCAGCTTTAGAAAGTAGCGAAAAAATAAAATTTATTAGTACACGTCATGAGCAAATTGCTGCGCATATGGCAGATGGCTATGGCCGTGCCTCGAAAAAAACTGCTGTCGTACTAAGCCACTTAGGGCCAGGTTTAACAAACGCGGCAACAGGGGTTGCAAATGCAGCACTGGATTGTACACCAATGGTCGTTATTGCAGGCGATGTGCCAACACATTATTACGGAAAGCATCCACATCAAGAAGTGAATATGCACGGTGATGCAACTCAATTTGAAATTTATAAACCCTTTGTTAAACGAGCATGGCGTGTAGATAGTCCACATCTATTCCCAGAAATTTTAGAAAAAGCATTCCAATTAGCTGAATCTGGATGCCCAGGTCCTGTATTAGTTGATGTACCAATGGACATTTTTTCGAAGGAAATAGACGAAGAATGGTTTGAACGTCAAAAACGAAATACGAAAGTTCTTGAAAAATCAACGATGAAGCATACTACTGCGATTGAAATTATCAATCGGTTAGCAACAGCAAAAAATCCACTAATAATCGCAGGTGGTGGTGTACTTTTAGGGCAAGCATCTGAACAGCTAAAAGCTTTTATTAATCATTTTGAAATCCCCGTTGCGTACTCATTAATGGGCAAAGGTGCGATTTCTGATGCGCATCCTCTCGCACTTGGTATGACGGGTTTCTGGGGGACAGAATATATTAATCAAAAATGTAAAGAAGCCGACGTTATTTTAGCACTGGCAACACGCTTTAAAGAAGCAGATAGTAGCTCGTGGGAAGATCATTACACATTCCAAATACCCCCTTCAAAATTAATACAAATAGATATTGAGCCGACCGAAATTGGACGCAATTATCCAGTAGAGCTTGGAGTAGTAGCGGATGTAAAGGAATCTTTAGAGGCATTGCTCATTGCAGCAAAGGAAGTATATCCAAACGGAAAACGAAACGAAGCATTAAAACAAGAAATCGCAAAAAATAAAAGGGAATTTAAAGAAAGTAATCGTCAATTTGAAACAGATAATGCTTTCCCAATGCAACCACAACGGATTTTGGCCGATGTACGTGAAGTAATTCCAAACGATGCATTTATAACGACAGATGTTGGCTGGAATAAAAACGGAGTTGGGCAACAATTTGATGTATTAACGCCAGGAACAATATTGACTCCGGGAGGCTTTGCAACTATGGGCTTCGGCGCACCAGCAGCATTAGGAGCAAAAATTGCACATCCTAATCGAGTAGTTATTTCATTAGTTGGGGACGGAGGCTTTGGGCAAAATCCAGCCGTTTTAGCGACAGCAGCAGAAGAAAATATAGCAGTTATTTGGGTCATTATGAACAATTTCGCCTTTGGAACAATTGCTGGTTTACAAAAGGCACACTTTGATACGACATTAGGCACATTATTTAAAATTGACAACGAGCCTTACTCACCGGATTATGCAGCAATTGCTCGTGCTTATGGAGTGGAAGGGATAAAAATTGAGCGAGCGGAAGATTTTAAACCTGCATTAGATCATGCCATTCGTTTAAATAAGCCCGTTGTCATTGATGTTGCTATGCAAAACAACCCTGTTCCTACAGCTGGACACTGGAACATAATGGATATTTATTCTCCGGATAAAAAAGTGCATCACGTTTCAGTGAATTAA
- a CDS encoding sugar phosphate isomerase/epimerase family protein: MKQTYSISHLTLLKLTPPQLIYVADQAGYDFVSLRTICMNLGNEPDYSLADNAVLYKETKEAFENTTIQFLDVELAKIYEGMDLVKYEREMEIAATLGAKHVISSIWTEDKTFAIEQYERLCEIASQYNMSVDLEAVPISSVKTIAGIRHILEQTNASNKGLLVDIHHFHRSREPISELHSIPDEWVHFIHLCDAQLSIPTSEEEMRRILREERLYIGEGGIDIHSIVNALPNVPMSIETPNLERSNKMKPEQFALNCLQSAKAYFNNKYREIG; encoded by the coding sequence ATGAAGCAAACATATTCTATTTCTCATTTGACATTGTTAAAGTTAACTCCACCACAATTAATTTATGTAGCTGATCAAGCAGGGTATGATTTTGTTAGCTTACGTACAATTTGCATGAATCTAGGGAACGAGCCGGATTATTCGCTAGCGGATAATGCTGTGCTCTATAAGGAAACAAAGGAAGCTTTTGAAAATACGACTATACAATTTTTAGATGTTGAATTAGCAAAAATTTATGAAGGTATGGATCTAGTAAAATATGAGCGTGAAATGGAGATTGCTGCTACTTTAGGAGCGAAGCATGTAATTTCGAGTATTTGGACGGAAGATAAGACTTTTGCTATAGAACAATATGAGCGACTATGTGAAATCGCTAGTCAATATAATATGTCGGTAGATTTAGAGGCAGTACCTATTAGTTCCGTGAAAACAATTGCTGGAATTCGGCATATTCTTGAACAAACGAATGCTTCCAATAAAGGATTACTAGTAGATATTCATCATTTCCACCGTTCGCGTGAACCCATTTCCGAGCTTCATAGCATACCAGATGAGTGGGTCCATTTTATTCATTTATGTGATGCGCAACTTTCAATTCCGACAAGTGAAGAAGAAATGCGCAGAATTTTACGTGAGGAACGGTTATATATTGGAGAGGGTGGTATTGATATTCATTCAATTGTAAATGCTTTACCAAATGTGCCGATGTCTATTGAAACACCAAATTTGGAACGTTCTAATAAAATGAAGCCAGAGCAATTTGCCTTGAATTGTTTACAATCTGCTAAAGCATATTTTAATAATAAATATCGGGAAATTGGTTGA
- a CDS encoding NAD(P)H-dependent flavin oxidoreductase yields MISKIAVEKKIIQAPMAGITSPNFVAACSEYGILGSIGAGYLNGEETRQFIQQVKRLTNKPFSVNLFIQEEPMIDIGVLQNARDALQPIYEELGIPNTQRVVSTEVFDGQVQAILDEGVEIVSFTFGLPNETTIAKLKDHQIYLIGTATTVEEAQAVEKAGLDAVVVQGGEAGGHRGSFTEPLQMLPTEELVKRVVKEVSIPVIAAGGIMTPEHVQLMLRLGASMVQVGTALLTANECEASNVHKQAILNSKEQATTLTRAFTGKYARGLKNKFTEQLKDAVVAPYPIQHYLTLDIRKESARQNKPEYLSLWMGEKSYLAKQASVQDIVDELLGLNA; encoded by the coding sequence ATGATTTCGAAAATCGCTGTAGAAAAGAAAATCATTCAAGCGCCTATGGCAGGCATAACATCTCCGAATTTTGTAGCAGCTTGTAGTGAGTATGGAATATTAGGTTCAATTGGAGCTGGATACTTAAATGGAGAAGAGACAAGACAGTTTATTCAACAAGTGAAGCGTTTAACTAACAAACCTTTTAGTGTCAATTTATTTATTCAAGAAGAACCGATGATTGATATTGGGGTATTGCAAAATGCGCGGGATGCGCTGCAGCCAATTTACGAGGAATTAGGCATTCCAAATACGCAACGTGTCGTGTCAACAGAAGTGTTTGATGGACAAGTTCAGGCAATTTTGGATGAAGGTGTTGAAATTGTTTCCTTTACGTTTGGACTTCCAAATGAAACTACCATTGCAAAATTAAAAGACCACCAAATTTACTTAATTGGCACAGCTACTACAGTAGAAGAAGCACAGGCGGTAGAAAAGGCAGGGTTAGATGCTGTTGTTGTTCAAGGTGGTGAAGCTGGGGGTCATCGTGGTTCATTTACAGAGCCGTTACAAATGCTACCTACAGAAGAACTAGTGAAGCGGGTCGTGAAGGAAGTGTCGATCCCAGTTATTGCAGCTGGCGGTATTATGACACCAGAGCATGTCCAATTAATGTTGCGTCTTGGTGCTAGTATGGTTCAAGTAGGTACTGCTTTACTAACGGCTAATGAGTGTGAAGCAAGCAACGTACATAAGCAAGCCATTTTAAACTCCAAAGAGCAGGCAACAACATTAACTCGAGCATTTACCGGGAAATATGCTCGTGGTCTGAAAAATAAATTTACAGAGCAATTAAAGGATGCAGTCGTTGCACCATATCCAATCCAGCACTATTTGACACTAGATATTCGAAAAGAAAGTGCAAGACAAAATAAACCGGAATACTTATCTTTGTGGATGGGTGAAAAAAGTTATTTAGCAAAACAAGCTTCTGTACAGGACATTGTTGATGAATTATTAGGATTGAATGCTTAA
- a CDS encoding metalloregulator ArsR/SmtB family transcription factor — protein sequence MSDIYRALSDPTRRQILTILKQGDKSQKDIVEAFNISQPAIKKHLTILLEEKLISERLQGKYRIYSLNSSHLQQTYQQMKLYIEELLDHQLVSLKDYVEKGEFPDENE from the coding sequence ATGTCTGATATTTATCGAGCTTTAAGTGACCCTACACGACGTCAAATATTAACAATACTTAAGCAGGGAGACAAAAGCCAAAAGGATATAGTGGAGGCATTTAATATTTCTCAACCAGCAATTAAGAAGCATTTGACGATTTTGTTGGAGGAAAAACTCATATCGGAAAGATTACAGGGGAAATATCGTATATATTCACTCAATTCCAGCCATCTTCAGCAAACTTACCAACAAATGAAACTATACATCGAAGAACTACTTGATCATCAACTCGTAAGTTTAAAAGATTATGTAGAAAAAGGAGAGTTTCCAGATGAAAATGAATAA
- a CDS encoding SRPBCC domain-containing protein, which translates to MKMNKDSVKREIVVNAPLKVVWDALTKPEHLNRWYTKNAEMDFCIGGRGFLNHGWGATSEGIFTEIEEMKRFVLESMDQSFKTITSLDQVENGIKVSIEYESNFFKEMSEASKENMLFGTAQFLENLKSVYELDLDNRSNMWRRSIGITHTTNYEGSRGTKVLNVKKGSVAEAAGILPDDIIHAIDQDEIAGYESFERLLCKKELNQLVTFTIERRRENQVVKCFVEPYPVNY; encoded by the coding sequence ATGAAAATGAATAAGGATTCTGTAAAGAGAGAAATTGTTGTGAATGCCCCCCTAAAAGTAGTGTGGGATGCTTTAACTAAGCCCGAACATTTGAATCGTTGGTATACTAAAAATGCAGAAATGGATTTTTGCATAGGTGGAAGGGGCTTTTTAAATCATGGGTGGGGTGCCACATCAGAAGGTATCTTTACAGAAATTGAAGAGATGAAACGTTTTGTACTTGAAAGTATGGATCAAAGCTTTAAGACTATCACTTCATTAGATCAAGTTGAAAATGGTATTAAAGTTAGTATCGAATATGAAAGTAACTTCTTTAAGGAAATGTCTGAAGCAAGTAAGGAAAATATGTTGTTTGGTACCGCTCAATTTCTAGAAAATCTAAAAAGTGTATATGAATTAGATTTGGATAACCGTTCAAACATGTGGCGGAGATCGATTGGTATTACGCATACAACAAATTATGAAGGATCACGTGGAACGAAAGTATTGAATGTTAAAAAAGGTTCAGTGGCAGAAGCTGCAGGTATTTTACCGGATGATATTATACATGCAATCGATCAAGATGAAATCGCTGGCTATGAATCATTTGAACGGTTGCTTTGCAAAAAAGAATTGAACCAACTCGTTACGTTTACTATAGAAAGAAGACGGGAGAATCAAGTGGTAAAGTGTTTTGTAGAGCCTTATCCTGTAAATTATTAG
- a CDS encoding stage III sporulation protein AC → MELQDVLRVAGVGLVIALLHIFFEQIGKKEFSFFLFFVAYMYMAVELIRFLRLFFQEIVIFFQWLTGIS, encoded by the coding sequence TTGGAGTTGCAGGATGTGCTACGTGTCGCAGGTGTGGGCTTAGTAATAGCACTTCTTCACATCTTTTTTGAGCAAATTGGAAAAAAAGAATTTTCATTTTTCCTCTTTTTTGTAGCGTACATGTATATGGCTGTGGAATTGATTCGATTTTTACGCCTGTTTTTCCAAGAAATCGTCATATTTTTCCAATGGTTAACCGGCATAAGCTAG
- a CDS encoding pyruvate formate-lyase, producing MISLFASIIFVVLLVLIKQSMDKLHAIIVVIAFFIFVQFIILRQLIPLWQKLAQIFTQVPYSKGLLFTAFLLILSELICSLLDQLEYESFVTAVQLSIRIVLVSYWLTLLEPAFRTLVNLLERF from the coding sequence ATGATTAGCTTATTTGCAAGCATCATCTTTGTTGTGCTATTAGTATTAATCAAACAATCCATGGACAAGCTACATGCCATTATCGTCGTCATTGCTTTTTTTATTTTTGTTCAGTTTATTATTTTACGTCAGTTAATACCCTTATGGCAGAAACTAGCACAAATTTTTACTCAAGTCCCTTATAGTAAAGGGCTATTATTTACAGCATTTTTACTAATATTAAGTGAGCTCATTTGTTCACTATTAGATCAATTGGAATACGAATCCTTTGTTACAGCTGTCCAATTATCGATTCGAATCGTACTGGTTAGTTATTGGCTGACATTACTTGAACCAGCATTTCGTACGTTAGTAAACTTGCTTGAAAGGTTTTAG
- a CDS encoding stage III sporulation protein AE encodes MDFFLSMFSQPIDSLITSIIYAALYVLLYLLLLALIPQQSVLIEQLFILLFIVIFSEKVVDAFVVLTELILVMQNFFIAIIPVLTTMLIAVQSVFSVIAWNPIIIFLIQVILFVCTKLLIPTLILALILDVCTKIYPAISFSKAADLIRSSVLSVIIASVLGLTSILTFSGVAFFQLNDAVKSPIKKLIEQNIPLIGNLIVEGLSFFQKTQSTVSTFIGLSFLVIVWSAAFYPSVVLLLHALLFRVIGAMMEPFSNNRISSLFDDVGKTLFVLCAVALLLGFSIIFIVLLCVVLMQLSMGGSP; translated from the coding sequence ATGGACTTTTTTCTTTCGATGTTTTCCCAGCCTATTGATTCTCTTATTACTTCCATTATTTATGCCGCACTTTATGTATTATTGTATTTGCTCCTACTTGCACTCATTCCACAGCAGTCCGTCTTAATCGAGCAGTTATTTATTTTGCTATTTATCGTGATCTTCTCTGAAAAAGTAGTCGATGCATTCGTCGTCTTAACCGAACTAATCCTCGTTATGCAAAATTTTTTTATAGCCATTATTCCCGTTCTCACAACAATGCTTATCGCAGTGCAGTCCGTATTTTCGGTTATTGCATGGAATCCAATTATTATTTTTCTTATCCAGGTCATTTTATTCGTTTGCACAAAATTACTAATTCCTACGTTAATTTTGGCATTAATTTTAGATGTGTGTACAAAAATTTATCCAGCGATATCCTTCTCAAAAGCTGCCGATTTAATAAGGTCATCCGTATTGAGCGTCATCATCGCCTCGGTATTAGGGTTGACCTCTATTTTAACCTTTTCGGGAGTGGCCTTTTTTCAATTAAATGATGCAGTGAAATCGCCTATCAAAAAATTAATTGAGCAAAATATCCCGTTAATAGGGAACTTAATTGTAGAAGGATTATCATTTTTCCAGAAGACACAATCAACGGTATCAACATTTATTGGGCTTAGCTTTTTAGTAATCGTATGGAGCGCCGCGTTTTATCCGTCTGTCGTATTGTTACTCCATGCTTTATTATTTCGAGTCATTGGTGCGATGATGGAGCCTTTCTCCAATAATCGAATAAGTAGTCTCTTCGACGATGTTGGTAAGACATTGTTTGTGCTCTGTGCAGTCGCATTACTGCTTGGCTTTTCTATAATTTTCATTGTGCTATTATGTGTCGTTTTAATGCAACTTTCAATGGGGGGCTCACCATGA
- a CDS encoding SpoIIIAH-like family protein, which translates to MKVKKRTVWFLTLVSLVAVISVFYIFEDNPTPNFMTIFTDDALDNTEILGVNQSTTQTVNSESDLFQEMRLEIDNKRSQLREQLTQKVASADYTAEEKNAAFDEMDKLIKLDSSEAMLEMLIKSMGYSDALVRIEDSNVKVSVMSDESSNQQASEIMHTILSEMEENVKVTVDFQPYN; encoded by the coding sequence GTGAAGGTAAAAAAACGAACAGTTTGGTTTTTAACATTAGTAAGCTTAGTTGCCGTAATTTCTGTGTTTTACATTTTTGAAGACAATCCGACACCAAATTTTATGACAATTTTTACAGATGACGCACTTGATAATACAGAAATTTTAGGTGTCAATCAAAGTACAACACAAACGGTTAATTCAGAAAGCGATCTTTTCCAAGAAATGCGCCTAGAAATCGATAATAAAAGAAGCCAATTACGTGAACAACTAACACAAAAGGTTGCATCGGCAGATTACACTGCTGAAGAGAAAAATGCTGCCTTTGATGAAATGGATAAATTGATTAAACTGGATTCCTCTGAAGCGATGTTAGAAATGCTTATTAAATCAATGGGTTATTCAGATGCACTTGTTCGAATTGAAGATTCAAATGTTAAAGTATCTGTTATGTCTGATGAATCATCGAACCAGCAAGCAAGTGAAATTATGCATACAATCCTCTCTGAAATGGAGGAAAATGTGAAAGTGACAGTGGACTTCCAACCTTACAATTAA
- the accB gene encoding acetyl-CoA carboxylase biotin carboxyl carrier protein: MFKVQEIREIIKLVDASSIDEFVYEADGAKVKLKKKGGVTEVVAPKKEVVQTVVEKVEAAPAPVAPAAPAPKVESPAPAAPVADTADLHKITSPMVGTFYQAPNPESPAYVKVGDKVGDESIVCIVEAMKLFNEIEAEVKGEIVEILVKDGQLVEYGQPLFLVKAE; encoded by the coding sequence ATGTTCAAAGTTCAAGAAATCCGTGAAATTATTAAGTTAGTAGATGCTTCGTCAATTGACGAGTTCGTGTACGAAGCTGATGGAGCAAAGGTTAAATTAAAGAAAAAGGGTGGCGTTACGGAAGTCGTAGCACCTAAAAAAGAAGTAGTACAAACAGTAGTAGAAAAAGTGGAAGCGGCTCCAGCACCAGTTGCACCAGCAGCTCCAGCACCAAAAGTAGAATCTCCAGCACCGGCTGCACCAGTAGCAGATACTGCAGATCTACATAAAATCACATCTCCAATGGTTGGTACGTTCTATCAAGCTCCAAATCCAGAGTCACCAGCTTACGTTAAGGTTGGCGATAAAGTGGGCGATGAATCAATCGTATGTATCGTTGAAGCAATGAAATTATTCAACGAGATTGAAGCTGAAGTTAAAGGTGAAATCGTAGAAATTTTAGTAAAAGATGGCCAATTAGTAGAATATGGTCAACCTCTATTCCTAGTAAAAGCTGAATAA
- the accC gene encoding acetyl-CoA carboxylase biotin carboxylase subunit has product MKKVLIANRGEIAVRIIRACKELGIQTVAVYSEADAEALHVKLADEAYCIGPKLSKDSYLSFPAVLGVAQKTGVDGIHPGYGFLAENAAFAEACENAGIKFIGPSSDAIKIMGIKDVARDTMEAANVPLVPGTGIVPDIETGKEWASNIGYPVIIKATAGGGGKGIRVARTEEELVKGIEITQKEAAAAFGNPGVYLEKFIEYFRHCEIQVLADSHGNVVHLGERDCTVQRRMQKLVEEAPSPALSEERRAQMGEAAVKAAKACNYEGAGTIEFIYDYQEDKFYFMEMNTRIQVEHPVTEMITGVDLVQQQLKIASGAALPFKQEDIKINGWAIECRINAENAYKNFMPSAGSVDTYVVPGGYGVRVDSAVYAGYTIPPYYDSMVAKLIVHADTRDEAIAKMNRALSEFEVAGPGINTTIPFHQALMNNEVFQSAKFNTKFLEENDILNTKK; this is encoded by the coding sequence ATGAAAAAAGTATTGATTGCAAACCGTGGCGAAATTGCAGTACGTATTATCCGTGCTTGTAAAGAGCTAGGTATTCAAACTGTTGCAGTATATTCTGAGGCTGACGCAGAAGCGTTACATGTGAAATTAGCTGATGAGGCGTATTGCATCGGTCCTAAATTATCTAAAGACTCATATTTAAGTTTCCCAGCTGTGCTTGGGGTAGCACAAAAAACAGGTGTAGACGGCATCCATCCGGGCTACGGATTCTTAGCAGAAAACGCAGCTTTTGCTGAAGCTTGTGAAAACGCTGGCATTAAATTTATCGGTCCTTCCTCAGATGCAATTAAAATCATGGGGATTAAAGACGTAGCACGTGACACAATGGAAGCGGCTAATGTTCCTTTAGTTCCTGGTACTGGCATCGTACCTGATATCGAAACAGGTAAAGAATGGGCGAGCAATATCGGTTACCCAGTAATCATCAAGGCAACAGCCGGTGGTGGCGGTAAAGGGATTCGTGTAGCTCGTACAGAGGAAGAGTTAGTAAAAGGAATCGAAATTACTCAAAAAGAAGCAGCAGCGGCATTCGGCAACCCTGGTGTTTACTTAGAGAAATTTATTGAGTACTTCCGTCACTGTGAAATTCAAGTTTTAGCTGATAGTCATGGTAATGTTGTTCACCTAGGTGAGCGTGACTGTACGGTTCAACGCCGTATGCAAAAGCTTGTAGAGGAAGCACCTTCTCCAGCTTTATCAGAAGAGCGTCGTGCTCAAATGGGTGAAGCCGCAGTGAAGGCTGCAAAAGCTTGTAATTATGAAGGTGCAGGTACAATTGAGTTCATCTACGATTACCAAGAAGACAAGTTCTACTTCATGGAAATGAACACACGTATCCAAGTAGAACACCCAGTAACAGAAATGATTACGGGTGTAGACCTTGTTCAACAGCAATTAAAAATCGCTTCAGGTGCAGCACTTCCATTTAAACAAGAAGATATTAAAATCAATGGTTGGGCAATTGAATGTCGTATTAATGCTGAAAATGCATACAAAAACTTCATGCCTTCAGCTGGTTCAGTAGATACTTATGTTGTACCAGGTGGTTATGGGGTACGTGTAGACTCTGCAGTATATGCGGGCTATACAATTCCACCATACTATGATTCTATGGTAGCGAAGCTAATCGTTCATGCAGATACGCGTGATGAGGCAATCGCTAAAATGAATCGTGCACTATCAGAATTCGAAGTTGCTGGCCCAGGAATCAACACAACAATTCCTTTCCACCAAGCATTAATGAACAATGAAGTGTTCCAATCAGCGAAATTCAACACGAAATTCCTTGAAGAGAACGATATTTTAAACACAAAAAAATAA
- a CDS encoding NCS2 family permease, which produces MFQLKENQTTVKKELFAGLTTFLTMAYVIIVNPIILADAGVPLEQVFMATIIATVIGTGWMALCANYPIAVAPGMGLNAYFTYTVVLASNGQIHYLTAFSAVFVAGLLFIIISLSPLREKLIVAIPENLKLAITAGIGLFIAFIGLRMSGIVVANETNFVGLGDLSAPSTLLTLFGLAVTVALMARNVNGALFIGMIITAIVAVLTNQLHIDKVMAMPHLPDGILVWNPITAIREVIEYGLYGVVFSFILVTLFDTTGTMIGVAKQAGLMKDNKLPRARKALLADSMATTTGAMLGTSPSTAYLESGAGVAAGGRTGLTSLTVAVLFIVASFFAPLVGSLSTVAAITSPALIIVGSLMISVVKQIDWDQFEVAFPAFLVILTMPLTSSISTGIALGFISYPLVMLFKGQGRQVHPLVYLFALLFVIQLVFMPH; this is translated from the coding sequence ATGTTTCAACTAAAGGAAAATCAAACTACAGTGAAAAAAGAGTTATTTGCGGGATTAACGACGTTTTTAACGATGGCTTATGTCATTATTGTCAACCCAATTATATTAGCTGATGCAGGAGTGCCACTTGAGCAAGTATTTATGGCGACAATTATCGCTACTGTAATAGGTACAGGCTGGATGGCTCTATGTGCAAATTATCCAATTGCAGTTGCTCCTGGAATGGGCTTAAATGCATATTTTACTTATACAGTCGTACTTGCTTCAAATGGACAAATTCATTATTTGACTGCCTTCTCAGCAGTTTTTGTAGCAGGACTTTTATTTATTATTATTAGTTTGTCACCGCTTCGTGAAAAGCTAATTGTTGCAATTCCAGAAAACTTAAAGCTGGCTATTACAGCAGGAATTGGCTTATTTATTGCCTTTATTGGGCTTCGTATGTCAGGAATTGTTGTTGCTAATGAAACAAATTTTGTTGGGCTAGGCGATTTAAGTGCGCCGAGCACGTTATTAACATTATTTGGACTAGCTGTCACAGTTGCGTTAATGGCACGAAACGTAAATGGTGCCTTATTTATTGGGATGATTATTACAGCAATCGTAGCAGTTTTAACAAATCAGCTACATATCGATAAAGTTATGGCAATGCCACATTTGCCAGACGGCATTTTAGTGTGGAATCCGATTACTGCAATCCGAGAAGTCATTGAATATGGTCTATATGGTGTTGTCTTTTCATTCATTTTAGTTACACTGTTTGATACGACAGGAACAATGATTGGTGTAGCAAAGCAAGCAGGATTGATGAAAGATAACAAACTTCCACGTGCACGTAAAGCGTTATTAGCCGATTCTATGGCAACGACAACTGGTGCAATGCTTGGGACTAGTCCTTCAACTGCATATTTAGAGTCAGGAGCTGGTGTAGCAGCTGGTGGCCGTACAGGTTTAACTTCCTTGACGGTAGCAGTATTATTTATCGTCGCATCATTTTTTGCACCACTAGTAGGATCACTTTCAACGGTTGCGGCGATTACATCTCCTGCTTTAATCATTGTAGGTAGTTTAATGATTAGCGTTGTTAAACAAATCGATTGGGATCAATTTGAAGTAGCCTTCCCAGCATTTTTAGTAATTTTAACGATGCCGTTAACATCAAGTATTTCAACAGGGATAGCGTTAGGTTTTATTAGTTATCCATTAGTAATGTTATTTAAAGGGCAAGGACGTCAAGTTCATCCGTTAGTTTATTTATTTGCTCTGTTATTCGTCATTCAACTTGTATTCATGCCACATTAA